TCCCCGTCCTCGATCCAGATGCTCGTCCGGATCCTCATCTCCCAGGGCCTCCTTTCTCGAGTCTTCCCTGCGCCCGCCCCTCCCAGGGGCTCATGATAGCGCACCCACCATCCGTGTGCCCGGCGCGCGGGCGCACGACTGGTGAGCGCTCGTCCTCGGAGGAATCTAATGCGGGGACCGGCCGTCTTCTTCGATGATCCCCTCGTCATGGAGACGCAGATCGTCTTCTAGACGGACTCGACTACGCCGGAGACGCGAGCAGGCGCGCCGGCCGGTTCCTCTCTCAGTCGCCCTCGATCTCCGCCAGGAGATCCAGCTCCGGGGCGGCGTGCCGATCCCCGATTCCTTCGGCGATGAGCGTGTGGGTCGTGGCGCGCGCGATCCTGACGCGCCGCACGGTCCCCGGCCGATCATCCCCCAGGCTCGGCATGACGACCGTCTTGAAGTCGTCAGCCTTCCCGCGGACACAACCAGGATTCCGCCGGGAAGGACCCTCCACCATGACATCGACCTCGCGACCGACCCACCGGCCGTACCGCTCCGCCGAGATCTCTTCCTGGAGGGCGATCATCTCGCTCAGGCGCCGCCCTTTCTCCCGATCAGGGACGTCGTCGGGCAGCTTCCGGTGGGCGTAGGTGCCCGGCCGCGGAGAGTAGCGGAAGAGGAAGGCGCTGTCGAAGCGCACCTCGCGCATGAGGGAGAGGGTCTCCTCGAACTCCGCCGGGGTCTCCCCCGGGAAGCCGACCATCAGATCCGTCGTGAGGGCGACATCGGGAAGCGCCGCGCGGATCGTCCCGACCAGCGCGAGGTAGTCGGCCCGGGTGTGGCCGCGCCGCATCGCCGCGAGGATCCTGTCCGCGCCGCTCTGCACGGGGAGGTGGACGTGGCGGCAGAGATTGGCGTGCCTCGCCATGGCATCGAAGACCTCGGGGGTGAAGTCCGCGGGATGAGGCGACGTGTAGCGGACCCGGACGAGACCCTCGATCCGCGCGATCCGATCGAGCAGGGCCGCGAAGTCGACCTCTCCATCGAGGTAGGAGTTCACCGTCTGGCCGAGGAGCGTGACCGCGATCGCCCCCCCGTGGACCAGATCCTCGATCTGCGTCAGGATCTCCTCGTGAGGAAGGCTCTTCTCGCGGCCGCGGACGAGGGGAACGACACAGAAGGAGCAGAACCGGTCGCATCCCCGCATGATCGGAACCCACGCGTGGACCTCTCCCCTCCGCGCGGCGGGGAGGCCGAGGTAACGCTCGTCCCGCGCGAGCGCGAGATCGACCAGGGGCCCTTCGTCCCGGCGCGAGAGGATCTCGGCGAGCCTCCTGTAGGAGTCCGGGCCCACCAGGATGTCCAGCTCCGGGAGCCGGCGCAGGAGATCCTCCCCGAGGTGGCGAGCCATGCATCCCGCAAGCCCGATGCGCAGGTCCGGGCGATACCGTTTCATCAGGCCGAGCTGCCGGACCCGTCCCGCCACCCGTTCCTCGGCCCTCTCGCGCACGGCGCAGGTGTTGAGGATGACCACGTCGGCGAGGGCCGGGTCCGAGACGACCGACCAGCCGGCTTTGGTCAGAAGGCCCGTGATCATCTCCGTGTCGGCCTCGTTCATCTGGCAGCCGTAGGTCTCCAGGTAGATGCGCGGGGGCGTCTCGTTCACGCGCCCGCTCCAGGATCGCCTCCGGGCGGCCGACCGGACTGGATCTCCCCCGCCATCCTGCGGGGATCGTCCACGTAGCGCAGGATGACCCCGACGCGCTCCCCGTCGGGGAAGCGACCCTCCACCGAGACGCGTATGTAGGTGTCGGTGACCCCTTGCGCGGGGCGCCCCCGCCGGGCGCTTCCCTCGATGCGGATCTCGTGGAACTCCCCGTCCGATCGCTTGAGGTAGTCGCGCCTCAGCCCGTCGTCGAGGATTGAAAGGGCGCGCGAGCGGTCCTTCGCAACCCCGCGCGGCACCGGATCGCCGAGACGGGACGCCGAGGTGCGGGGCCTCTCCGAGTAGCCGAAGATGTGGAGATAGGCGGGCCTCACTTCCTCGAGCAGCCTCAAAGTCCTCCCGAATGCCTCCTCGCTCTCTCCGGGGAAGCCGACCATCACGTCGGCGCCGATGGCCACGCCGGGAATCGCGCGGCGCGCCGCCTCGACGACGCGCCGGTAGTCGTGCGGCCCGTAGGGGCGTCCCATCCGCTTCAGGATCGCGGCGTCGCCGCTCTGGAGCGGAAGGTGAAGATGGCGGCAAAACCGAGGCGAACCGGCGATCGTCTGCAGCAGCTCATCGTCGACCCAGCGAGGCTCGAGCGAGTTGAGCCGGATCCTCCCTAACCCCGGAACCGCGAGGAGGCGCCGCAAGAGCCCCGCGAGCGACACCCGCTCTCCTTCGCCGATGCCCGCGTAGGACGCCGTGTGGATGCCTGTGAGCGTGATCTCCTCGTGCCCGGCCTCGACGAGCGTCCGCGCTTCATCCACGACCTCCGCGGGGTCTCTGCTCACGCCACGGCCCCGCAGCGCGGGAATGACGCAGTAGGTGCACCGTTCATCGCATCCGTCCTGCACCTTGATCGCCGCGCGGGTGCGATACCCGCTCGCCGACTTCCCGTGGCGCAGAAAGCGGCTCGCGGTCGGATCGGGGTCAAAGAGAATCCCTGCGCATCCCCGCGGATCGTCCTCCGCCGATGCGAGGATCTCGGGAAGCCGCCACTTGTCGGCGTTTCCCACGACAAGGTCGGCCCCCAGCCGCGCCGCTTCCTCAGGCGCGAGCTGCGCGTAGCAGCCGGTGACCACCACCCTGCCTTCGCGTCGCGTCCGCGCCGCGCGCCGGATCATCTGCCGCGCGTCGGATTCCCCCGCGCGGGTGACGCCGCAGGTGTTCACGATCGTCAGGTCGGCCGGCGCGCCGAAAGGGACGAGACGATACCCGCGATCGCGGAGACCCCCGAGGAGACACTCGATCTCCTCCTGATTCGCCCGGCAGCCGAGGCTGCAAACGGCGACGGTCCGCTCCGCGCGCGTCGCCTCCGACCGCTGCGGCGCATGGAGATCGCCGTAGCTTTCGTCTCCGCGTTCCACTCCGCTCCCTTCGGGCATCCTTCGAGGCGAACAGACGCCTCGATTCCTCGTTCGTGCATCGTAGAGATCCCGCGCTCGCGAGGTCAATAAGCCTGGCCGTTACGCCCCGCACCGGCGATATCAGTTTCTCTTGCCGGTTGGAGGCGGTTCATGTTATCAGTCTGCTTTGGGATGTTCGAGGATCTGGATTAGGGGTTCTAATCGCCGATCAGGGGCGGGGGAAGCCATGCAAGTCGAGACGCTCAAGGTCTATTGCGACGTGATCGAAACCCAGAGTTTCTCCAAGGCCGCAATGCTGAACTACATAAGCCAGTCGGCGGTGAGCCAGCAGATCCGGGGCCTCGAGGAGAAGTACGACAGGAAGATGATCGAGCGCGGCAAGCGCAGCCTCGCCCCGACTCAGGCGGGCCACATCCTCTACGAGGGGGCCCGGGAGATCCTGGAGAGACTCCGCCTTATGGAGAATCGGATCCAGGTCTTAAGCAAATCAATTGCTGGAACCCTGCGCCTCGCGACGATCTACAGCGTCGGGCTCCATGAGCTCCCCCCCTACCTCAAGGAGTTCCTCCGCAGATACCCCTCAGCGAACATCCACGTCGAGTACAGCCGCGCCAACAAGATCTATGACGATCTCGTCAGCGGGACGATCGATCTCGGCATCGTCGCCTATCCCGTGAGACGCAGCGGCATCGACGTCATTCCTTTCCGCGAGGACCAGCTCGTGATGATCTGCGCGCCCGATCATCCCCTCGCGAAGTCGAAGAAGATCGAGATCTCCAAGATCTCGCGCAGCCGCTTCGTCGCTTTCGAGCGCGACGTTCCGACCCGCAGGGCGATCGACCGCGTGTTGCGCCAGCGGGGAGTCCCCGTCGAGATCGTCATGGAGTTCGACAACATCGAGACGATCAAGCGCGCGGTCGAGATCGGCGCGGGGATCAGCATCGTTCCCGCCCTCACAATCCGCGGAGAGGCGCAGAACGGCACCCTCGTCTCGATCGAGCTGGCCGGAGGAGATCTCAAGCGCCCCCTCGGGATCCTCTGCAAGAAGGGGAAGGAAAGAACCCAGGTGATGGAGCGCTTCCTCGACCTCGCACAGGAGTTCGCCGGCGGTTAGCTCGCCCAAAGACAACCTCATTCGACCGAACTGACGTATTGATGCGCGCTTGATTGGAGCGGGGAGGATTTTGCTTGCATCCCTCCCCCGCCGGTTCTAGCGTGCCCCTTTGCCAACCCGTGAGGGTTCTTGTTCCTTCGTTCGCCGCGGCTTCGGCCGTCGGGGACGAGATGAGACCGATGAAGGAGCGCCGCGCGATCGCGGCGGACCATAGAGGTTGTCGCAGAAGCCGCAGGAGGAGTGGGGCGCATGGCACCAAAGGAGTTTGGTGACGAGGGGCCGAAGCAGATCCTAGGTTCCCCAGCCGTCGACGATCAGGCAGCCGATCAGGCCAGGCCCGGGCTGGCGTTCCGTCGCCACTTCACCAAGCCCGGAATCGATCCATTCGAAACCCTCAGCTGGGAGCTGAGGACGGCGATCATCACCAATGAGGCGGGCGAGGTGATCTTCGAGCAGGCGGGCGTGGAGTTCCCCCGCTCCTGGTCGATGATCGCCACGAACGTGGTCGCGTCGAAGTACTTCCACGGCGCGGCGGACGCGCCGGACAGAGAATACAGCCTCAGACAACTGATTACGCGCGTTGTAGATACGGTCGCCCGGTGGGGGCGCGAGCTGGGCTACTTCGCATCGAGCGAAGATGTCGAGGCCTTCCACGACGACCTCAAGCACATGCTCCTGCACCAGATGCTCTCTTTCAACAGCCCCGTCTGGTTCAACGTCGGCGTCGAGGAGAAGCCGCAGTGCTCCGCCTGCTTCATCAACTCGGTCGAGGACACGATGGCCTCGATTCTCGAGCTGGCCAAGACCGAAGGGATGCTCTTCAAGTGGGGTTCGGGGAGCGGGACCAACTTCTCTCCGCTCCGATCGAGCAAGGAGCCGCTCTCCGGCGGAGGAACCGCATCGGGGCCGGTCTCGTTCATGAGGGGCTACGACGCATTCGCGGGCGTCATCAAGAGCGGTGGGAAGACCCGGCGCGCCGCGAAGATGGTGATCCTCAACGTCGACCATCCCGACATCGTCGAGTACATCGGAAGCAAGGCGGAGGAGGAGAAGAAGGCCTGGGCGCTGATCGATGCCGGCTACGACGGCTCCCTGACGGGGATCGCGTACAACAGCGTCTTCTTCCAGAACGCCAATCACTCGGTCCGGGTGACGGATGACTTCATGTGGGCGGTCGAGACCGACGGCCCATGGCAGACGCGCGGCGTGATGACAGGGGCGGTGATCGAGAGCCACCGGGCCC
The window above is part of the Candidatus Eisenbacteria bacterium genome. Proteins encoded here:
- the mtaB gene encoding tRNA (N(6)-L-threonylcarbamoyladenosine(37)-C(2))-methylthiotransferase MtaB; amino-acid sequence: MPEGSGVERGDESYGDLHAPQRSEATRAERTVAVCSLGCRANQEEIECLLGGLRDRGYRLVPFGAPADLTIVNTCGVTRAGESDARQMIRRAARTRREGRVVVTGCYAQLAPEEAARLGADLVVGNADKWRLPEILASAEDDPRGCAGILFDPDPTASRFLRHGKSASGYRTRAAIKVQDGCDERCTYCVIPALRGRGVSRDPAEVVDEARTLVEAGHEEITLTGIHTASYAGIGEGERVSLAGLLRRLLAVPGLGRIRLNSLEPRWVDDELLQTIAGSPRFCRHLHLPLQSGDAAILKRMGRPYGPHDYRRVVEAARRAIPGVAIGADVMVGFPGESEEAFGRTLRLLEEVRPAYLHIFGYSERPRTSASRLGDPVPRGVAKDRSRALSILDDGLRRDYLKRSDGEFHEIRIEGSARRGRPAQGVTDTYIRVSVEGRFPDGERVGVILRYVDDPRRMAGEIQSGRPPGGDPGAGA
- a CDS encoding LysR family transcriptional regulator, with protein sequence MQVETLKVYCDVIETQSFSKAAMLNYISQSAVSQQIRGLEEKYDRKMIERGKRSLAPTQAGHILYEGAREILERLRLMENRIQVLSKSIAGTLRLATIYSVGLHELPPYLKEFLRRYPSANIHVEYSRANKIYDDLVSGTIDLGIVAYPVRRSGIDVIPFREDQLVMICAPDHPLAKSKKIEISKISRSRFVAFERDVPTRRAIDRVLRQRGVPVEIVMEFDNIETIKRAVEIGAGISIVPALTIRGEAQNGTLVSIELAGGDLKRPLGILCKKGKERTQVMERFLDLAQEFAGG
- the miaB gene encoding tRNA (N6-isopentenyl adenosine(37)-C2)-methylthiotransferase MiaB, encoding MNETPPRIYLETYGCQMNEADTEMITGLLTKAGWSVVSDPALADVVILNTCAVRERAEERVAGRVRQLGLMKRYRPDLRIGLAGCMARHLGEDLLRRLPELDILVGPDSYRRLAEILSRRDEGPLVDLALARDERYLGLPAARRGEVHAWVPIMRGCDRFCSFCVVPLVRGREKSLPHEEILTQIEDLVHGGAIAVTLLGQTVNSYLDGEVDFAALLDRIARIEGLVRVRYTSPHPADFTPEVFDAMARHANLCRHVHLPVQSGADRILAAMRRGHTRADYLALVGTIRAALPDVALTTDLMVGFPGETPAEFEETLSLMREVRFDSAFLFRYSPRPGTYAHRKLPDDVPDREKGRRLSEMIALQEEISAERYGRWVGREVDVMVEGPSRRNPGCVRGKADDFKTVVMPSLGDDRPGTVRRVRIARATTHTLIAEGIGDRHAAPELDLLAEIEGD